TTTTGCAATATTTGACGGCTCTCATAGAACTGTAGCAGCTAAAAAATTAGGACTAATCCCTGAATTAATTTCACATGAAAGACATGAAAAATTTTTAGAATTTGGAATGATTGTAGATTTTCACCAAACGGTAAATGATTTTGTTATTGATCTTAAGTTTAAAGATACAGTTAAATATGTGGATTTTAATTCACCTGATCATGAACCAAAATATCTAAGATTATGGGAAGAAACTCCTTTTATTAAGGCTGATGAGAAAGTAGATTCTAAAATAATATTTGAAAAAATATTAGAAATATCTATGAATGATAATGCTAGTATTATTCATATTGATACACATAAATACAACTCAATTCTGAGGGCTTCTTATAGAAAAAATAGAACTGAAGGAAGTAAAAGAAAAGAACCTCTTACTAAAATAGATTTTGAGAATTTCGCTGATAGAACTGATTTAATAACATATGCAAAAAATAATTTTGAATTAAAAATGGTTGATGGAATTGATATAGCTTTTGAAGGAAGTTTTAAATTTAAGGAAAAAAGTCTCTCATTATTTTTATTAAAACACGCTGAAGGTTATTCATTAACCATTGAAAGATTAGAATGTTGATAATAAACAGAATATATTACTAAAAATAATTATAATTTAACTAAATAAAAAAACCTTATTTTAATTTTTCTGCTAGGTCAAAATTCTCTACCTTTTCAATTCTATTGCTACGGATTCCTCTTTTTAAAAAACCAGTTACTTTAACATATACACCAGTTCTATAAGCTTCAATGGCAATTTCATGTTGTTCAGAATTCAATATTACTTTTGCAAATAGAATTTCATCATCATGAATAAACTTGATTGTTACATCTCCTGATCTTTTATTATCATCACCTATTTGTCCATCCAAATTTTCAACTGTCCCATATATAGCATGGTTTTGAGATGGTGGAGTAGGACGAAGTCTTGCTTCTAGGCGTTCAATTTGTGGGATGAGATCAGGCTTTAGAATAATAGATTTTAAAACGCTTTTATCTGTTTGTTCTAAATTAAGTGCCCAAAATGCTGAAAATTCAACTTCATCTTCCAAAATATTTCGAATAGCACTACAAAAGTTTGAGCTTAATGAATCTGGAATTTCATTTTCATCATTATCATTAGAAGCAAGTTCTTTGATATCTCTTAATGATTTCATAAAGCCAATTGTTGCCATACGAACAAAGGGGATTTCTTTTACAGAGCCTGCTATTTGTACGTCATAATTTACGGCATAAATAGGACATGAAAGTTTAATGATAAAACTTCCTTTTTCTGTTTGTTCCATTTTGCAAGCGTCCATGAGTTCATTTGCTTCAGTCCTGCGAAGTTTAGCATGATGTTTTTGTGGAGATAAAATACTGCATGCAGAGGCAATAATGGCCTTTTTAGTTGATTCCATTGTTTGAAGTGCTCTTGAAAAAGGGATCTGGTATTCATCTTTCGTTTTAAGTTTAATACGGATGATATCAGAATCAGCCGAACGCCAATCATTTATAATTTGTTCATAAGATCTATTTTCAATGGTAGATAATTTTTCAGCAAGTTGAACTAGTAGCTGTGGATAATCATCAAGACCCGTACTTGTGGGGATTTGTAACTGTCTATTTTTAAAATTGCTATTATTATAAAGTTCTATGCTACGGGTTTGAAGCTTGTTTTCAAGTTTCCAACCGTGTTGTTTAATATATGCAATAATATCTTTTGGATAAATACCACTGATTTGATCATAGTTGTTCATATTTGATATTTTCCTCTATTGAAATTTTGATCATCATTTCTTTTAAACTAGTTACTGTTAAAAGATTATTTGTTGGTATATATATTGTCTGACTCGTTGTATTTTCGCTTTCAGGAGCTCTATATAAGCTTACCCAATAAGCAGCATTTTTTAATACAAGCTGTTCTTTTGTAATGTGAAGCCACTCTTCTTTGTTTTCAGGAAGCATCAATAATATTACAATTTTTGGATTACCTGCAAATTCTGATCTTAATTTATCATATTGCTTAATGCCACGAAAACTATAAGCAATTTTATTATTAATTATTTCAAGCTGTTTTATTGTTGCTTTAAGCTGAATATCAACAGAAAAATCATATATTTTTGAATCGGGAGCAAGTTTATCACTATTTCTAATTGTAACATCAATTCCATGATTATCTTCTAATCGAGTGGGAAGAGAACAGGTAAAGCCTGCTAATGATGCTACAGCATGTAAATATATGTAACTTAATTCTGATTCAATATCTTTGGGGTTTATTGTCATTATTTCTTATCTTTCATCCTTAAAATCAAAATAAATTGGGTGTTACCATGTCGATAAAAGTATTTAAATCTTTTTTGTTTTTTAAATTAAACGTAACTTGGCTTTCCCCCGCTTCATTAAATGCGACACGACAGTGAAACCCAAGAGCTTCTTTAATTTGTTTTTCTGCTGTCATGGCTTCCACAATGTCTGTCGTAACACTCAGATTTGGAGGTGTTTTATCTTCAATTAAGGGAACAAGATTTTGTTTCTGTTTCTTTTTTTGCTTTTGCAGTGGTGAAGACTTTTTAGGGAATTTGGGTTTGCTCCCAACACCTTCTTTTACCATGCGAAGAATTTCCGAGCGTACCAATTCAAATGAGTTTTTTTCGCATTGACTGCGTTTTGAAGCAAATCCATTGATTAAAGTACCACGAGTAAACACTTCAGGATTTTGTTTTATAATTACTTTTAAATCCTCTGGAATACGTGCAAGCCAGATGGCACGGCTTACGACTTGCGAGTTCACATTATATTTTGTAGCAATACTTTGGACAGGACTCCCAGAGAGAAGCTCCCTTCTCCAAACGATCCCTTTCTCCATAATTTGAACACCTGCACAACCCTTCATCTTTCAACCACTCCCTAGAATTAAGATGGAACCAGCAAAATTATTTGGTGCTTACGAACATTCGAGCATCAATAAATGGTGTATTTGTCAGCCACTTTGGAAAAACCCCGAAAATTCGAGTCTGCTAAAAGTCTTTTGCCCCTTTCATCATACAAAAAACCTATGGTATTACAAGAAAAGTATAAATTTTCTTTTTAAAATTTCCTTCTTCCTATGATTTTTTCTTTAAAATTCAGTTTTTATTGTCCCATAATGTATATTATGCGACTTTGTCCCTTTTGTTGTGACAAAATTTTATCTGTATTCATTGTGGTGACACTTTGAATACATAGACAAGTATAATTTTACTTTGTATACATGAGTGTGACAAAATATTTTAAAATGTCCAAAAAGGCGTTTTTAAGGGGGGTATGGATGCCTGAAAATGAAAATTGCTCTAATTTAGAGCATGCCTTGATTCAAGTGAGAGGGTCTCCTAGTATCAACTTTGAAAAATACCCCCCTGAAATCGCCTTAAAATGCGCCCAATTTTTAGGCAGCTATGTCTCTGAAAATACAATTAAAAATTACGCCAGGCATTTAAGGTCTTTCTTTGAATTTTGCAGGGAAAAAAACCAACCTATCTCTAAGCTCCTAGAAATACACAGGGATCATGTAGACGCTTATAAAAGGCTCCTAGTGGTGAAAAATCCTCCTGTCACGGTCTGTGCAAAACTTGCTCCCGTTTTATCGTTCTTGAAGTTTGCTCACCAAGAAGGTTGGACGGATAAAAATGTTGGAGCTGCCATCAGGCTTCCAAGGGTTCAGAAACACAAGGGAAAAACAGAAGCCCTTTCGGAAGAAGAAATTGGTGGAATTTTAGAAACCCTTGAGAAATCTTATTTACTGGCAATGAATCCCTTGAAACAAAAAGACCATTACAGGGCTTGGTTACGATTTATTGTGTTCAGCACTCTTTCGCATGTTGGAATGAGGGCAACTGAGCTTTGTTCCCTTAAAATCAAGGACTTCGATCTGTCTGGCAAACTTCCGAGGCTCCACCTGAAAATAAAAGGGGGTGAACTTCATGCTCCTCTTATTAGCGACGAGTTAGCAAACTTACTTAAAAAATATGTTGTTACTTTAAGATCACTGCTAAAACCTGAAGATCCTCTTTTTACATTAAGCCCCTATTCGAAAAAGCCACTCTCACGGGATTATCTAGCTCGTTTAGTTACTACCATTGCAAGAGAAAATGGAATCACTAAAGAAATCAGTCCACACAGTTGTAGAGCCACAGTTGCAAGTCATTTGCACCGCAACGGCATCCCACTGTCTGAAATCCAGGATCTTTTAGGACACAAAAGCATGATGACAACCATGATGTATATAAGAAAAACAGATGAGGAAAAAGAAAGTGCAAGCCGCAAAGTAAAATACGCTAAAGGAACAAAGGGGGATTAAATGTGGGATAAAATTTGGGCATTTATACTTGATCATTGGGGTAAAATTACTGGAATTATTTCTTTTGCAACCATCAACATTATTTACATTTATAACTGGTTTATGAAAAGAAGTATTAATCAAAGAGTGAATAGTTTTAAAAATGATAAAAGCCCTAATGGTGCACTAAAGCATTATCAATATGATTCTAAGGAAATTGCTGTATTAAATCATAGTAATTCTGATTTAGGGAATGACCCTGGTTTAAAAATTACTTTTTATGAATACAAAAATGTTTTTTATAATAACAATAATAATCTTAGAATTAATAATGATTTTATACCAACTGGCCATTATTTATTTAAGCTTAGAAAAGATTCTATTGAATTAATATATATCGATTCTGGAAAAATAAAAAAGACATTGCTAACAATTCATAATGTTGTAGGAAGCATTCTAGCAGGGCCAGGAACTGATATATTTAATCATACATTAACTCCAAATAGACGTAAATTTGAAGAATTACTTTCATGGAAAAATAAAAAAAAGGAAGATAAATAATGACAACAGAAGAAACAAGCTCACTAAAAATTGATCCAAGAATCCAGTTTCGTTGTACCTCTGTAGAGGAACGAGATTTTTTTCAAAATGAAATTAACCGCTCTGGAATGAAACCGCAACAATATTTTAAAGCAGCTGTAGAAGCTTTAAAAATGCAAGTTTTACCTGAAGAGAGCGAGCAAAAAAAAGCTCTTGCAGAGGTCGATATGCTTACTAACCGATTGAATCAAATTAACCGCTCGCAGCTTATTATTGCTTTTGAAATGCAAGATCAAGCTAAAAAAGAGTTGCAGGAACTTAATTGCGAGAAAGAAGAGTTTGAGGAATATAAAAAGAATTTAGAAGTAAAATTAGGTGAAGAGTTTGAAGCCAATAGCAAAGACGTAGAGGTTAAATTTAATGCTGCTATTGCACTAAAAGAGGAACACCAAAAGCAAGAACTCGAAGTAAAAGAAAAGGAAATGCTTTCTCTAAGAGAAGGAATTGAAAATCAAGAAGCAAAGTATAATAAACTTTTAAACGATTATGTTGTTTTAAATAAACAATTTGATGATAAAAATAAGTTGAATATTGCTTACGAGGAAAGGGAGTTTGAAGCGAAAAAAAGGATCATGGTTCTTGAAGAAAAACTTAAAAAATATGATTTGATGTTTGATTCAACGAGAAAGCTTGAAATTGAAAATGCTGTCTTAAAAGCTCAAAATGAGAGTTTAAACCAGCAGATTTTAAAACTTGAAAGTAAAGATATAAAAGTATCAGAAGAAAATACAGTACCAAATTGACTTTATGGAATCTTTATGAAATTGAATAAAAATGAAAAAATGGTTTTAAAAAAATATCTTGACTCTATCATAATTTGCATTTGTAGTTTTATTTCAGAAGATGAAATTAATAGATATATTGAAAGATCAAGTACAATTCCAGAGCTATTGGAACAGGTTTCAAATTCACTTAAAACTAAAGAATTGAATGGTTGGGATGTTCAGGATTTAACAGAAGAACAATTGAATGTTTTGACTATCATTTCAGAACTTTATTTAAAACGGAATAAAAGCAAATATAAGACAATCGAAAAACCGAGTGAAATCTTTCTTTGGTTTTCAGGTTTACTTAAAATTTCACTATCTAAATCAGATCTAAATATGAAAAAAATTTAGATAGTCGGAACCTCTGAAAAAACGCTAAAATATTTTATTTCCCTTTTTTCTTCCCATGCTTCATCTTCTTCTACTAAATTATTATAGTGATATTTCATTACATTAATTGCTTTATATACTATATGGGTGGTTCGATTATAACCAGAATATCTGCCGTCTTTTAAAATGACTCTAAATATCTTTTTTATAACATTTCTGTTTACTGCATAGTTATGAAGATCATCCCCTCGTCCATTAAATTCACTAATGTAAAAAAATAAATTTCCAATTTGCTTATATGTTAGAATTTCATAAAGTTTTTTAAATGCTATAATTGCATTTATATCTTTAAAAAACGCAAGAAAATGACAATTATTCCCATTAGTATAATTCTCAATGAATTCAAAAAACTTATTTAAATTTTTATAGTCAATTATTTTGTACATGTTTCTTAAAATTTGAGCATATTCCTCATCATACATACAATCAAATTTGGAAATATATTTTAATCCATATTCTGCATTTTTATAACCAGTAATATATTTTGAAATTTCTTCTATTGAACGGCAACTTAATAGTCGTTCTGGTGCTAAAGAAAGCTCGTTTAATTCGTATCTTTTAGCTATTTTTTTTGCCCAAGAGGCATTCTCATCTTCAGTGTCTTTTATAGAAGGGTAAACCTGCTCAACCTCATTAATTATTTCACTTGAGTATAAATTATGATGAAAGTTTATATTATTTTGTAATTCATATCTTTCACTAAATAAGATGTAATATCTATTTAACGAATTTTTAACAATATATTCATTTAGTTCTTTAAATTTCTCAGCCTTAATCAAATTAATAATTTGTTTGTATTGAAAACTTATTCCTGTGTTTGCTTTTAAGTCATTATCTATTTTAATAGTCATTTGTTAAACCTTTCTATCTAAAATTTGTTATTCATTTAAAATACTTGAAATTACAGCCTATCATATCTAAAATGAGTGGATTATATGGATTATCTAAATATGACTTTTCTTCTTCTGTAAGAGTTTCTTTTTCAATTCTGTTGTTTATAATTTCAATAAATTCAATTGGAATTCTATAATCTAATTTGTACTCATCAACTAAAAAAGATGCTCTCTCAAGAACATTAAAAATATCAATTAGTTTTTTATTTATAATATTATTTTTTGTTAATATCCCTTTTAAATTCTCAAATTCTTCGACTAAAAAATATTTTTTATCTAGTAATTTTAACTTAATAGTTAGAATATCTCTTGTATATTTATCTTTGAAATATTCATATTCTTTAAATATCTCTTTATTTTTATCACAGTCTAAAATTTTTTTTAAAAATATTTTTCTTTGTTTTTGATTTATTTCTTTAATGTTTCCAAAACAAAATCCTTCTTCATTATCTTTTTTTTCTTTACCAAAATAATCACGCTTATATTCAAGTAAAACCGCATCTAAAACTAATTGTTTAGATTCGTAATTAAGCTTTTCAAAGTCACGGTTGATATATTCTAAATCATAATTTAATTTTAAAAAATTATGTGGATTGTAATGTGAATGTAGGATAAATTTATTTGCACATTCAGCATCAAAATTGCCATATATTATTTTATTATTTAATAATTCAACTGCACTCAAAACTTCAAAGGCAGAATTAATTTCTCTTCCTATCGAATATTCAACGTGCTCAATTAAATTACTAATTTTATTTTTATATAAACTTTTAACCTTACAAAGAGATAAATGGTG
Above is a window of Silvanigrella paludirubra DNA encoding:
- a CDS encoding DUF4365 domain-containing protein → MTINPKDIESELSYIYLHAVASLAGFTCSLPTRLEDNHGIDVTIRNSDKLAPDSKIYDFSVDIQLKATIKQLEIINNKIAYSFRGIKQYDKLRSEFAGNPKIVILLMLPENKEEWLHITKEQLVLKNAAYWVSLYRAPESENTTSQTIYIPTNNLLTVTSLKEMMIKISIEENIKYEQL
- a CDS encoding tyrosine-type recombinase/integrase; translated protein: MPENENCSNLEHALIQVRGSPSINFEKYPPEIALKCAQFLGSYVSENTIKNYARHLRSFFEFCREKNQPISKLLEIHRDHVDAYKRLLVVKNPPVTVCAKLAPVLSFLKFAHQEGWTDKNVGAAIRLPRVQKHKGKTEALSEEEIGGILETLEKSYLLAMNPLKQKDHYRAWLRFIVFSTLSHVGMRATELCSLKIKDFDLSGKLPRLHLKIKGGELHAPLISDELANLLKKYVVTLRSLLKPEDPLFTLSPYSKKPLSRDYLARLVTTIARENGITKEISPHSCRATVASHLHRNGIPLSEIQDLLGHKSMMTTMMYIRKTDEEKESASRKVKYAKGTKGD